A part of Bacteroidia bacterium genomic DNA contains:
- a CDS encoding MFS transporter has translation MLPKNHPRLLNAWSSYDWANSVYNLIVTTAIFPIYYSSATRAAFGGEMVDFFGITVKNSVLYTYAISFSFLIIVFLSPVLSGIADYSGRKKRFMQMFTYLGSLACIGLYFFDGANIEYGIICAILASVGYAGSLVFYNGFLPEVATSDIMDRVSAKGFAMGYLGSVVLLIINLVMILNAEKLGFASDGSATKFGFLLVGFWWLGFSQIAFHFLEDRPTGHKIDRSVLGKGFSEIKKVFAFIRTRKVMARYLFSFFFYSMGVQTVMLLAPLFGEAEVSMKSDEMIIVVLVLQILAIAGAYATAWFSGRWGNRLAISASLVLWVGICISGYFLTDKIAFYTLAAVLGFVMGGIQSISRSTWSKLIPEETGEPASFFSFYDITEKIAIVLGTFSYGFIEQLTGSMRNSMIGMSVFFIAGLIILQTAGLKLGKVKEPV, from the coding sequence GTGCTACCTAAAAATCATCCCCGCCTGCTCAATGCCTGGAGTTCCTACGACTGGGCAAACTCGGTGTACAACCTCATCGTTACCACCGCGATTTTCCCGATCTACTACTCCTCCGCTACCCGGGCTGCTTTTGGCGGAGAAATGGTGGACTTTTTTGGAATTACGGTGAAAAACTCCGTGCTCTATACCTATGCGATTTCCTTCTCCTTCCTGATCATTGTTTTCCTCTCACCGGTCCTCTCCGGTATCGCTGATTACAGCGGACGCAAAAAGCGTTTTATGCAGATGTTTACCTATCTGGGGTCGCTGGCCTGTATCGGGCTCTATTTTTTTGACGGGGCAAATATCGAATATGGTATCATCTGCGCCATCCTGGCGAGTGTGGGATACGCTGGTTCTCTCGTATTTTACAATGGCTTCCTGCCTGAAGTGGCAACCAGCGATATCATGGACCGCGTCAGCGCAAAAGGATTTGCCATGGGTTACCTCGGCAGCGTCGTGCTCCTGATCATCAACCTTGTCATGATCCTCAATGCAGAAAAATTGGGTTTCGCCAGCGATGGCTCTGCCACCAAGTTTGGCTTTCTGCTGGTGGGTTTCTGGTGGCTGGGTTTTTCACAGATTGCTTTCCATTTTCTGGAAGATCGCCCCACGGGACATAAAATCGACCGGTCTGTATTGGGAAAAGGGTTTTCTGAGATCAAAAAAGTATTTGCCTTTATCCGCACCCGCAAAGTCATGGCGAGATATTTATTTTCATTTTTTTTCTACAGTATGGGGGTTCAGACAGTCATGTTGCTGGCTCCTTTGTTTGGCGAAGCGGAGGTGAGCATGAAAAGCGATGAAATGATTATCGTGGTGCTGGTATTGCAAATTCTGGCGATTGCCGGGGCTTATGCAACGGCCTGGTTTTCGGGCAGATGGGGAAACCGGCTGGCGATTTCGGCTTCGCTGGTGTTGTGGGTAGGCATTTGTATTTCGGGGTATTTTCTGACTGATAAAATTGCTTTCTATACCCTTGCTGCAGTCCTTGGATTTGTGATGGGGGGCATTCAGTCTATTTCCCGATCTACCTGGTCAAAACTGATTCCCGAAGAAACGGGCGAACCTGCTTCTTTTTTCAGCTTTTATGACATTACTGAAAAAATCGCCATTGTGTTGGGAACATTTTCTTATGGATTTATCGAACAGCTGACCGGAAGTATGCGCAACAGTATGATCGGGATGTCAGTTTTTTTCATTGCAGGCCTGATTATACTCCAAACCGCCGGACTAAAACTGGGCAAAGTGAAGGAGCCCGTCTGA
- a CDS encoding RHS repeat-associated core domain-containing protein: MKNLLLFLLMAFAGVFPGEEQARGEETSVLIHMNGRLYDPVLGRMLSPDNYIQAAFGSQGYNRYSYAVNNPLRFTDPSGEWVHIVAGALIGGTINWVSNGSEFSCDGLKYFGIGALAGGLGAGIRSGVGTSMAGGNFFAGFAGSPVSATGFITGATSGTASGLVSGFISGTGNSLMKEQNLKHAVKVGLRQSLTQGIKGFISGGIQGGADAVNKDLNFFTGTAKLDLSSGVGAHNISNTNQTITGKYVGSYEGVNVYESKSLGSGSLSGGITLPGYGITVGKGVFSQNLFPELMQHEFGHILQSNMVGLYAFYKVIGIESLASASRDGIGGYSHNTFWTETWANYLSQNYFGNRYISSSMFPIKNINWFDYFRLRFTSPFFWP, translated from the coding sequence ATGAAAAATCTCCTCCTCTTCCTGCTAATGGCCTTTGCCGGAGTTTTTCCAGGTGAGGAACAGGCGCGGGGTGAGGAGACCTCCGTACTCATCCACATGAACGGGCGCCTCTACGACCCGGTACTGGGCCGTATGCTCTCCCCCGACAACTACATCCAGGCCGCCTTCGGCTCTCAGGGCTACAACCGCTACAGCTACGCGGTGAATAATCCACTGCGGTTTACTGATCCGAGTGGGGAATGGGTACATATTGTGGCGGGGGCATTGATTGGGGGAACAATAAACTGGGTTTCCAACGGTTCAGAATTTAGTTGCGACGGCCTAAAATATTTTGGAATTGGAGCTTTAGCAGGTGGGCTAGGGGCGGGAATTAGATCAGGTGTTGGTACTTCAATGGCTGGAGGAAACTTTTTTGCCGGTTTCGCTGGGTCTCCAGTTTCTGCAACAGGCTTTATTACTGGTGCAACTTCTGGTACAGCATCAGGATTAGTTTCCGGGTTTATATCTGGGACCGGAAACAGTCTGATGAAAGAGCAAAACCTAAAACATGCTGTAAAAGTTGGACTTAGACAATCACTCACACAAGGTATAAAAGGCTTTATTTCTGGTGGTATTCAGGGAGGTGCAGATGCGGTTAATAAAGATCTGAATTTTTTTACGGGTACTGCTAAATTAGACTTATCAAGCGGCGTGGGTGCGCACAATATTTCCAATACAAACCAAACAATTACAGGTAAATATGTGGGTTCATATGAAGGCGTTAATGTGTATGAATCAAAATCATTAGGCTCTGGTTCGCTTAGTGGTGGAATAACACTTCCCGGTTATGGTATTACTGTCGGAAAAGGTGTTTTTTCACAAAACTTATTTCCTGAGTTAATGCAACATGAATTTGGCCATATCTTGCAATCCAACATGGTGGGCTTATATGCTTTTTACAAGGTTATTGGAATAGAAAGTTTAGCTAGTGCATCCAGAGATGGTATCGGAGGATATAGTCATAATACATTTTGGACGGAAACGTGGGCCAATTACCTGTCCCAAAATTACTTTGGTAATCGTTATATTTCTTCAAGTATGTTCCCCATCAAAAATATTAATTGGTTTGATTACTTCCGGTTACGATTCACATCTCCTTTCTTCTGGCCATAA
- a CDS encoding TfoX/Sxy family protein — protein MAYSELLADRVRRSLLQRNIPFSEKKMMGGLTFMVDNKMCVGILQETLMARIDPEHYDDALTREGCRQMDFTGRPMKGFLFIDGEGTDRDEDLEFWIQECLDFNPKAKASKKYP, from the coding sequence ATGGCTTACAGCGAACTACTGGCTGACCGGGTGCGCAGGTCTTTGCTCCAGCGGAACATCCCATTCTCCGAAAAAAAAATGATGGGTGGACTCACCTTTATGGTTGACAACAAAATGTGTGTCGGCATCCTTCAGGAAACCCTGATGGCGAGAATCGATCCGGAACATTATGATGACGCCCTTACCCGTGAAGGCTGCCGGCAAATGGACTTTACCGGCCGGCCCATGAAAGGTTTTTTATTTATCGACGGGGAAGGCACTGACAGAGACGAAGACCTGGAATTCTGGATTCAGGAGTGTCTCGATTTTAACCCAAAGGCGAAAGCGAGTAAGAAGTATCCATAA
- a CDS encoding T9SS type A sorting domain-containing protein: MKNLYTLLLLAAACVSNTSAQDYFMGVLPQNGPGSAGTIFRVNTDGSDLAVTHAFERPVRSPKGGLLAHSNGYLYGIAEAGADENGALYRLDSDGSNFTVLYSFRLSDGSIFSGDLTEGDDGRLYGVSVFGGTYFNNGQIFTIDPNGENFATLHSFDSLSGAFPRASVTMGRDGKLYGLTSSGGLYDTGVIYTLEKDGSGYKVLHNFNLTDGYFPYGQLTHAADGKLYGLTSSGGQSGRGVLFQINTGGSNFQLLHEFSGTDGRSPRGTLLEARNGKFYGTTTFGGSLNGGIIFEMEPGGNNFRTVYEWQIYQDKGEFYPGGDLLEGSDGKLYGTLGGKDPSPGAVFSVEKDGSNYQVLHHFDGPTGAFGVEGFRYWGVVQGTDGKLYGTTPRGGLNNQGVVFRIDTDGSDFTALEKLGNSEAGYQPVGSLLRGNDGNLYGMTARGGEYDKGTIFRADPNGQTITTLFAFDGTHGASPMGDLMQARDGRLYGMTPYGGEKDFGVIFGINTDGSDFALLHTFTEFAIARPEGSLIQHSNGKLYGTTPRTDFALYGTLFEIAPDGSGFEILHYFDDSTGNDAGGTLLEHTDGALYGLTRDVIFRIAVNTGEYTVLHKAGENTSKGASGALIVGSDGKFYGLTPVGGPGDNGTIFSIRPDGSDYQMLHAFDIEKGYYPFGDLTEGDGGRLYGMASEGGQGYGLIFRIEKDGSNFEVLFAFDRSTGGLPTGNLLPVKSRTRLKTGQNFCIFPNPAQSWVNVEILSGNTQTPHTAELLTLYGGLVDRRELAAGETITGLSLANLSAGIYLVRVYSPGKKGEVLKLVKE, translated from the coding sequence ATGAAAAACCTCTATACCCTTCTTCTCCTGGCCGCAGCTTGTGTTAGTAATACCTCCGCGCAGGACTACTTTATGGGCGTTTTGCCGCAGAACGGCCCCGGCAGTGCCGGAACGATTTTTCGGGTAAATACGGATGGCAGCGACCTTGCCGTCACCCATGCGTTTGAAAGGCCCGTCCGCAGCCCCAAAGGAGGCCTCCTCGCACACAGCAATGGCTATCTCTACGGCATCGCCGAAGCCGGAGCCGACGAAAACGGGGCACTCTATCGCCTCGATTCGGACGGCAGCAATTTTACCGTTCTTTACTCTTTTCGTCTCTCCGATGGCAGTATATTTTCGGGCGACCTCACCGAAGGCGACGATGGCAGGCTCTACGGCGTATCGGTTTTCGGCGGCACTTACTTCAACAATGGTCAAATCTTTACCATTGATCCCAACGGTGAAAATTTTGCCACCCTTCATTCTTTTGATTCGCTGTCAGGTGCCTTTCCCCGTGCAAGTGTCACGATGGGCCGCGATGGGAAACTCTATGGACTTACTTCCAGCGGCGGTCTGTATGATACCGGCGTGATTTATACGCTCGAAAAAGACGGAAGCGGCTACAAGGTTCTGCACAACTTCAACCTCACGGATGGCTATTTTCCCTATGGCCAACTCACCCACGCTGCTGACGGCAAACTCTACGGGCTTACTTCCAGCGGCGGACAAAGCGGACGCGGGGTACTTTTTCAGATCAATACCGGCGGTAGTAATTTTCAGTTACTGCATGAATTTTCTGGAACTGATGGGAGATCTCCCCGGGGCACTTTGCTCGAAGCACGCAACGGTAAATTTTATGGAACCACCACCTTTGGAGGCAGCCTCAACGGAGGGATAATTTTTGAAATGGAACCCGGGGGCAACAACTTTCGAACGGTCTATGAGTGGCAAATTTATCAGGATAAGGGTGAGTTTTACCCTGGGGGCGACCTGCTTGAAGGCTCTGACGGAAAACTGTATGGCACACTCGGGGGAAAAGACCCTTCGCCCGGTGCGGTTTTTTCGGTGGAAAAAGACGGCAGCAATTACCAGGTTTTGCATCACTTCGACGGCCCGACCGGTGCTTTTGGGGTGGAAGGATTCCGATACTGGGGGGTAGTACAGGGAACTGACGGCAAACTTTACGGAACCACTCCCCGTGGCGGACTTAATAATCAGGGCGTGGTTTTCCGGATAGACACCGACGGCAGCGATTTTACCGCACTCGAAAAACTCGGCAACTCGGAAGCCGGTTATCAACCCGTAGGCAGCCTGCTGAGAGGTAACGATGGAAATCTCTACGGCATGACCGCCCGTGGCGGAGAATATGACAAAGGAACCATTTTCCGGGCCGATCCCAACGGGCAAACGATCACCACCCTTTTTGCTTTTGACGGAACCCACGGCGCTTCGCCCATGGGCGACCTCATGCAGGCACGCGACGGCCGACTTTACGGGATGACGCCCTACGGCGGAGAAAAAGATTTCGGCGTGATCTTCGGCATCAATACCGATGGCAGCGATTTTGCCCTGCTTCACACCTTCACCGAATTTGCCATCGCTCGTCCCGAAGGCAGCCTGATCCAGCACAGCAACGGCAAACTCTACGGAACCACCCCCCGTACCGATTTTGCGTTATACGGCACACTGTTTGAAATCGCGCCCGATGGCAGCGGTTTTGAGATTCTCCATTATTTTGATGACTCAACGGGAAATGATGCCGGAGGCACATTGCTGGAACACACTGACGGCGCACTCTACGGTTTGACCCGCGATGTGATTTTCCGCATAGCGGTAAACACCGGCGAATACACCGTACTGCACAAAGCCGGTGAAAATACCAGCAAAGGTGCCAGCGGCGCGTTGATCGTCGGGAGCGACGGCAAATTTTATGGCCTCACGCCCGTCGGTGGCCCGGGAGATAACGGGACGATTTTTTCCATACGACCTGACGGCAGCGACTACCAGATGTTGCATGCTTTCGACATCGAAAAAGGCTACTATCCCTTTGGCGACCTCACCGAAGGCGACGGCGGCAGGCTTTACGGCATGGCTTCCGAAGGCGGACAAGGATACGGGCTGATATTTCGTATAGAAAAAGACGGCAGCAATTTCGAAGTACTGTTTGCCTTCGACCGGAGTACTGGCGGACTGCCGACCGGCAATCTCCTGCCTGTAAAAAGCCGTACCAGACTCAAAACCGGGCAAAACTTCTGCATTTTCCCCAATCCCGCACAGAGCTGGGTGAATGTGGAAATCCTTTCCGGCAATACCCAGACACCCCATACGGCCGAACTGCTCACCCTCTATGGCGGCCTCGTGGACCGCAGAGAATTAGCCGCAGGCGAAACCATTACGGGACTTTCCCTCGCCAATCTCTCCGCCGGAATATACCTCGTGAGGGTATATTCCCCCGGCAAAAAAGGCGAAGTGCTGAAGTTGGTGAAGGAGTGA
- a CDS encoding T9SS type A sorting domain-containing protein, giving the protein MKNLLLFFLSLPLAAFAQIGPPCTPEVVLSYDAAGNRIQRKEICDENPPQNRLENPQAALLVYPNPHDGRFSVRITNDIDVQIWLYDRQGRLILSAGLPPEGLKIDLSAHPAGVYYLRVKGRDFEAAQAVVKQ; this is encoded by the coding sequence ATGAAAAATCTCCTCCTTTTTTTCCTATCCCTCCCCCTCGCCGCCTTCGCCCAGATCGGGCCGCCCTGTACGCCGGAGGTGGTGCTGAGTTATGACGCGGCGGGCAACCGTATCCAGCGCAAGGAAATCTGCGACGAAAACCCGCCGCAAAATCGCCTTGAAAATCCGCAGGCTGCGCTACTGGTTTATCCCAATCCTCATGACGGGAGGTTTAGCGTGCGTATCACTAACGATATAGATGTGCAGATATGGCTCTACGACCGCCAGGGCCGCCTGATACTGTCCGCCGGCCTGCCTCCGGAAGGGCTTAAAATTGACCTCTCCGCCCACCCCGCCGGGGTCTATTACCTCCGGGTAAAAGGCCGCGATTTTGAAGCCGCTCAGGCGGTGGTGAAACAATAA
- a CDS encoding gluconolaconase, with protein sequence MKPILPLIFSGIALSLFSCHTGAADSNTEKTEKPVNVSFSLTEAWATDTLLRTPESALYDETRDVIYVSNVNLNPRQKDGNGFISKVSTKGEILDLYWVDGLSSPKGMGLFGNILYTTDVDEIVSIDVEKGEIINKIALEKAGMFNDISVDASGRVYISDMDSSRIYILEDNRLSLWKEGDLDLPNGVLIEENRLLVGEVGVSDFAAYSLSTGEKLAIAEDMGRPDGIVATSVPGYYLVSDWQGEIFLVNPSGQKTSLLNTKEADINTADIWFMPSENLLLIPTFFNNRLVAYQVNVSDEG encoded by the coding sequence ATGAAACCTATTTTACCCCTGATTTTTTCGGGCATTGCGCTGTCATTGTTCAGTTGCCATACAGGTGCTGCTGATTCGAATACAGAGAAAACAGAAAAGCCGGTAAATGTATCCTTCAGCCTCACAGAAGCCTGGGCGACAGATACCCTGCTTCGTACCCCTGAATCAGCCCTGTACGACGAAACCCGCGACGTGATCTATGTCTCCAATGTCAACCTCAATCCCCGCCAGAAAGATGGAAATGGTTTTATATCCAAAGTATCCACTAAGGGTGAAATACTCGATCTCTATTGGGTAGATGGACTGAGTTCCCCCAAGGGAATGGGCCTTTTTGGTAATATTCTCTACACCACAGACGTAGATGAAATCGTGTCGATCGATGTGGAAAAGGGCGAAATCATCAACAAAATTGCACTCGAAAAGGCGGGTATGTTTAATGATATTTCGGTAGATGCTTCCGGGAGGGTGTACATTTCTGATATGGATTCCAGCCGTATTTATATTCTCGAGGACAACCGGCTTTCACTCTGGAAAGAAGGCGATCTGGATTTGCCCAATGGGGTACTCATCGAAGAAAACCGCCTGCTTGTTGGGGAAGTGGGGGTTAGTGATTTTGCCGCTTATTCGCTTTCTACGGGTGAAAAGCTGGCCATTGCCGAAGATATGGGACGCCCTGACGGGATTGTCGCTACTTCGGTTCCGGGTTATTATCTTGTTTCCGACTGGCAGGGGGAAATTTTCCTGGTCAATCCTTCCGGCCAAAAAACGAGCCTCCTCAATACCAAAGAAGCGGATATCAATACCGCTGATATATGGTTTATGCCTTCCGAAAATCTTCTGCTGATTCCCACATTTTTCAACAACCGACTCGTGGCTTATCAGGTAAATGTATCGGATGAAGGATAA